Proteins from a single region of Streptomyces sp. HUAS 15-9:
- a CDS encoding glucose-1-phosphate thymidylyltransferase, producing the protein MKALVLSGGAGTRLRPITHTSAKQLVPVANKPVLFYGLESIAAAGITEVGVVVGDTAAEIEEAVGDGSKFGLEITYIPQDRPLGLAHAVLIARDFLGDDDFVMYLGDNFIVGGISTLVDEFRASRPDAQILLTHVPDPRSFGVAELDASGQVIGLEEKPEQPKSDLALVGVYLLTPLIHDAVRAIRPSWRGELEITHALQHLIDIRADVRSTVIQGYWKDTGNVDDMLEVNRTVLEGMQRRIDGEVDERTETVGRVVVEEGARVANSRIVGPVVIGAGTVVSDSYVGPYTSIAENCRITDSELEFSIVLRDSSIDGVGRIESSLIGRHVEVTPAAGVPSAHRLVLGDHSKVQIRS; encoded by the coding sequence ATGAAGGCTCTGGTCCTGTCCGGCGGTGCCGGAACCCGGCTGCGTCCGATCACACACACGTCGGCGAAACAGCTCGTGCCGGTGGCCAACAAGCCCGTCCTCTTCTACGGCCTGGAGTCGATAGCCGCGGCCGGGATCACCGAGGTGGGAGTGGTCGTGGGCGACACCGCGGCCGAGATAGAGGAGGCGGTCGGCGACGGTTCGAAGTTCGGCCTGGAGATCACCTACATACCCCAGGACAGACCCCTGGGCCTCGCCCACGCGGTGCTGATCGCACGGGACTTCCTCGGCGACGACGACTTCGTGATGTACCTCGGGGACAACTTCATCGTCGGCGGCATCAGCACCCTCGTCGACGAGTTCCGCGCCAGCCGACCCGACGCCCAGATCCTGCTCACCCATGTCCCCGACCCGCGCTCCTTCGGCGTCGCCGAACTCGACGCGTCGGGGCAGGTGATCGGCCTGGAGGAGAAGCCGGAGCAGCCCAAGAGCGACCTCGCGCTGGTCGGCGTCTACCTCCTCACCCCGCTGATCCACGACGCGGTGCGCGCCATCAGGCCGTCCTGGCGGGGCGAACTGGAGATCACCCACGCCCTCCAGCACCTCATCGACATCCGCGCCGACGTGCGCTCCACGGTCATCCAGGGCTACTGGAAGGACACCGGCAACGTCGACGACATGCTGGAGGTCAACCGCACCGTCCTGGAAGGGATGCAGCGGCGGATCGACGGCGAGGTGGACGAGCGGACCGAGACCGTGGGCCGGGTGGTCGTCGAGGAAGGGGCGCGGGTCGCGAACTCGCGCATCGTCGGCCCCGTCGTCATCGGCGCGGGGACCGTGGTCAGCGACTCGTACGTCGGCCCCTACACCTCCATCGCCGAGAACTGCCGGATCACGGACAGCGAGCTGGAGTTCTCCATCGTGCTGCGGGACTCCTCCATCGACGGAGTGGGCAGGATCGAGTCCTCGCTGATCGGCCGGCATGTGGAGGTGACCCCGGCAGCCGGCGTGCCCAGTGCCCACCGCCTCGTCCTCGGAGACCACAGCAAGGTGCAGATCCGTTCATGA
- the ctaD gene encoding aa3-type cytochrome oxidase subunit I produces MTELPEISEKYEIAERYAATAPRPGRALLRWASTTDHKVIGRLYMVTAFCFFLLAGLLALGMRGELARPGLQFLSAQGYDQFFTIHGTIMMLLFATPMFAGFANAVMPLQIGSPDVAFPRLNALSYWMYLFGGLMVVSGFVVPGGAAAFGWFAYAPLNSAFYSPGAGGDLWVMGLVVTGVSTTLGAVNFISTILCLRAPGMTMFRMPMFTWNVLFTSILVLPAFPVLTATLLVLESDRKFGSLVFESANGGALLWQHLFWFFGHPEVYIVALPFFGIVSEIIPVFSRKPLFGYLPMIGATITITMLSAVVWAHHMFATGAVLLPFFSIMSFLIAVPTGIKFFAWIGTMWHGSVSFETPMLWSLGFLVSFLLGGLSGVLIASPPLDFHLTDSYFIVAHLHYVLFGTVVFAMFAGFYFWWPKFTGKMLDERLGKLHFWLLFPGFQLTFLVQHWLGEAGMPRRYADYLPQDGFALLNSLSSAGAFLLGASTLPFLYNVWRTAHRAPMVTENDPWGYGRALEWATSCPPPRHNFVALPRVRSESPAFDLHHPEFAKQTVEEGTR; encoded by the coding sequence ATGACGGAACTACCAGAAATTTCGGAAAAGTACGAGATCGCCGAGCGGTACGCCGCCACCGCGCCGCGGCCCGGCCGGGCCCTGCTGCGCTGGGCCTCGACGACCGACCACAAGGTGATCGGCCGCCTCTACATGGTCACGGCGTTCTGCTTCTTCCTCCTGGCCGGGCTGCTCGCCCTGGGCATGCGCGGCGAACTCGCCCGCCCCGGGCTGCAGTTCCTGAGCGCGCAGGGCTACGACCAGTTCTTCACGATCCATGGCACGATCATGATGCTGCTGTTCGCCACCCCGATGTTCGCCGGGTTCGCGAACGCCGTGATGCCGTTGCAGATCGGTTCCCCCGATGTGGCCTTCCCCCGTCTGAACGCGCTGTCGTACTGGATGTATCTGTTCGGCGGGCTGATGGTGGTCTCGGGCTTCGTGGTGCCCGGCGGCGCGGCCGCGTTCGGGTGGTTCGCCTACGCGCCGCTCAACAGCGCCTTCTACTCCCCCGGCGCGGGCGGCGACCTGTGGGTGATGGGGCTCGTGGTGACCGGTGTGTCGACGACGCTGGGTGCCGTCAACTTCATCAGCACGATCCTGTGTCTGCGCGCCCCGGGCATGACCATGTTCCGGATGCCGATGTTCACGTGGAACGTGCTGTTCACGTCGATCCTGGTGCTGCCCGCGTTCCCGGTGCTCACCGCGACGCTGCTGGTCCTGGAGTCGGACCGGAAGTTCGGCTCGCTCGTCTTCGAATCGGCGAACGGCGGCGCGCTGCTGTGGCAGCACCTGTTCTGGTTCTTCGGGCACCCCGAGGTCTACATCGTGGCGCTGCCGTTCTTCGGCATCGTCTCCGAGATCATCCCGGTGTTCTCGCGCAAGCCGCTGTTCGGGTATCTGCCGATGATCGGCGCGACGATCACGATCACCATGCTGTCCGCGGTGGTGTGGGCGCACCACATGTTCGCCACCGGCGCGGTGCTGCTGCCGTTCTTCTCGATCATGTCGTTCCTGATCGCGGTGCCCACCGGGATCAAGTTCTTCGCCTGGATCGGGACGATGTGGCACGGGTCGGTCTCGTTCGAGACGCCGATGCTGTGGTCGCTCGGCTTTCTGGTGTCGTTCCTGCTGGGCGGGCTCAGCGGGGTGCTGATCGCCTCGCCGCCGCTCGACTTCCATCTGACCGACTCGTACTTCATCGTGGCGCACCTGCACTATGTGCTGTTCGGAACGGTGGTGTTCGCGATGTTCGCCGGCTTCTACTTCTGGTGGCCCAAGTTCACCGGCAAGATGCTCGACGAACGCCTCGGCAAGCTGCACTTCTGGCTGCTCTTCCCGGGGTTCCAGCTCACGTTCCTCGTCCAGCACTGGCTCGGCGAGGCCGGCATGCCCCGCCGGTACGCCGACTATCTGCCCCAGGACGGCTTCGCCCTGCTCAACTCCCTGTCCTCCGCGGGCGCGTTCCTGCTCGGCGCCTCCACACTGCCCTTCCTGTACAACGTCTGGCGCACCGCGCACCGGGCGCCGATGGTCACCGAGAACGACCCCTGGGGCTACGGCCGGGCCCTGGAGTGGGCGACGTCCTGCCCGCCGCCCCGGCACAACTTCGTCGCCCTGCCCCGGGTGCGGTCGGAATCGCCCGCCTTCGACCTGCACCACCCCGAGTTCGCCAAGCAGACGGTGGAGGAGGGAACGCGATGA
- a CDS encoding SpoIIE family protein phosphatase, whose amino-acid sequence MVGVSDGQKPAQAPEATGTRVGRPLLSLSLATMMDEVHAHSGAVYLLANDEPVLEMAVVAGLPRAFAAPWERVGLSAPIPVAEAVRGRRLVWVGGEDDMARRYPRIAVVLPYPFALAALPVATAAKAYGAVFVTWPGSHPPELSDREREHLTAACDRLAVRLERAAQDNRPIPREPDLLASTVTGVAGTLGTVEAARMVARLPYGLVSLDLHGQVGFANAAAAELLDTPAGELLGTHLWASVPWLNDPMYEDRYRAALISQHVTSFVALRPPGDWLSFRLYPSTTGLSVRISRARAVAEMGRAAPQTGAGRSRLVTISQVLSLAGALTEAVGVQDVVQLVADEIVPSVGSQAVVLLGSQGGRLHVLGHRGYANPHHVERFDGIALSERMPGTHVLTTGVPAFFDTRQQLDRLYPGLTGLPGGFAAWAYLPLIASGRPVGTCVLAYTEPHVFPADERAVLTSLGGLIAQALARALLYDAKNQLAHGLQEALLPRSLMPPPGIEAAARYLPATQGMEIGGDFYDVVPTRPFAAAVIGDVQGHNVTAAGLMGQIRTGVRAFATGGQAPQEVMASTNRLLVDLGADLFASCLYLRLDPVNERAVMARAGHPPPLLRRPDGRVRVLDLAGGPLLGIDAEATYPTTEVDLATGSVLVLYTDGLVESPGVDIEDALADMGDLLNTIGERPLEQLADELVAHSVAARERADDVAVLLLRALGPA is encoded by the coding sequence GTGGTCGGCGTGTCCGACGGGCAGAAGCCCGCGCAGGCGCCGGAGGCCACCGGTACGCGGGTCGGCCGACCGCTGCTCTCCTTGTCGCTGGCCACGATGATGGACGAGGTCCACGCCCACTCCGGGGCGGTGTACCTGCTGGCGAACGACGAGCCGGTACTGGAGATGGCGGTGGTGGCTGGGCTGCCCCGGGCGTTCGCGGCGCCGTGGGAGCGGGTGGGGCTGAGCGCGCCGATCCCGGTCGCGGAGGCGGTCCGCGGCCGGCGGCTGGTCTGGGTGGGCGGCGAGGACGACATGGCCCGGCGCTACCCCCGTATCGCGGTGGTCCTGCCCTATCCCTTCGCGCTGGCCGCCCTGCCCGTGGCCACCGCGGCCAAGGCGTACGGCGCGGTCTTCGTGACCTGGCCCGGTTCGCATCCGCCGGAACTGTCCGACCGGGAGCGTGAGCATCTGACCGCGGCCTGTGACCGGCTCGCGGTGCGCCTGGAGCGGGCGGCGCAGGACAACCGGCCGATCCCGCGCGAGCCCGATCTGCTGGCGTCGACCGTGACGGGGGTCGCGGGCACCCTGGGCACGGTCGAGGCCGCGCGGATGGTGGCACGGCTGCCGTACGGGCTGGTGTCGCTCGATCTGCACGGCCAGGTCGGGTTCGCCAACGCGGCGGCGGCCGAGCTGCTCGACACACCCGCCGGTGAGCTCCTCGGCACCCATCTGTGGGCCTCGGTGCCCTGGCTGAACGACCCGATGTACGAGGACCGGTACCGGGCCGCCCTGATCAGCCAGCACGTGACGTCGTTCGTGGCGCTGCGCCCGCCGGGCGACTGGCTGTCGTTCCGGCTCTACCCGAGCACGACCGGGCTGAGCGTGCGCATCAGCAGGGCACGGGCGGTGGCGGAGATGGGGCGGGCCGCTCCGCAGACCGGTGCGGGACGGTCCCGTCTGGTCACCATCTCCCAGGTGCTGAGCCTGGCCGGAGCGCTGACCGAGGCGGTGGGCGTGCAGGACGTGGTGCAGCTGGTCGCGGACGAGATCGTCCCGTCCGTGGGTAGTCAGGCCGTGGTGCTGCTCGGGTCGCAGGGCGGGCGGCTGCACGTGCTGGGGCACCGCGGGTATGCGAACCCGCACCATGTCGAGCGGTTCGACGGTATTGCGCTGTCCGAGCGGATGCCGGGCACCCACGTCCTGACCACGGGGGTGCCGGCGTTCTTCGACACCCGGCAGCAGCTGGACCGCCTGTATCCGGGGCTGACCGGGCTGCCGGGCGGCTTCGCGGCCTGGGCCTATCTGCCGCTGATCGCGTCAGGGCGGCCGGTGGGGACCTGTGTGCTCGCCTACACGGAGCCGCATGTCTTCCCAGCGGACGAGCGGGCCGTTCTGACAAGCCTGGGCGGGCTGATCGCGCAGGCCCTGGCGCGGGCACTGCTGTACGACGCCAAGAACCAGTTGGCGCACGGTCTGCAGGAGGCCCTGCTGCCGCGCTCCTTGATGCCGCCGCCGGGCATCGAGGCGGCCGCGCGCTATCTGCCGGCCACTCAGGGCATGGAGATCGGCGGCGACTTCTACGACGTGGTGCCGACCCGGCCGTTCGCGGCGGCGGTGATCGGGGACGTCCAGGGACACAACGTGACGGCGGCCGGGCTGATGGGGCAGATCCGCACCGGGGTACGCGCGTTCGCCACCGGCGGCCAGGCGCCGCAGGAGGTGATGGCCAGCACCAACCGGCTGCTCGTCGACCTCGGCGCCGATCTGTTCGCGAGCTGTCTGTATCTGCGGCTCGATCCGGTCAACGAGCGTGCCGTGATGGCCCGTGCGGGGCATCCGCCACCGCTGCTGAGACGGCCGGACGGGCGGGTGCGCGTCCTGGACCTGGCCGGGGGGCCGCTGCTCGGTATCGACGCGGAGGCGACGTACCCGACGACGGAGGTCGACCTCGCCACGGGCTCGGTCCTCGTCCTGTACACCGACGGCCTCGTCGAATCGCCCGGCGTGGACATCGAGGACGCCCTGGCCGACATGGGTGACCTGCTGAACACGATCGGGGAACGGCCGCTGGAGCAACTGGCCGACGAACTCGTCGCGCACAGCGTGGCGGCACGGGAGCGGGCCGACGACGTGGCGGTGCTGCTGCTGCGGGCGCTGGGGCCCGCCTGA
- the rfbB gene encoding dTDP-glucose 4,6-dehydratase codes for MNLLVTGAAGFIGSTYVRTLLAEDTPDAPHITVLDKLTYAGTLTNLPTGHPRLEFVQGDICDADLVDKLMAQADQVVHFAAESHVDRSIDGAGEFVLTNVLGTQTLLDAALRHGIGPFVHISTDEVYGSIDSGSWPETHPLAPNSPYSASKASSDLLALAHHRTHGLDVRVTRCSNNYGPHQFPEKVVPLFVTNLLDGAKVPLYGDGRNVRDWLHVEDHCQGVELVRTKGRPGEVYNIGGGTELSNKELTGLLLRACGADWDRVEYVTDRKGHDLRYSVDWSKARDELGYRPRHDFATGLAETVAWYRDNRAWWEPLKQRESR; via the coding sequence ATGAATCTCCTCGTCACCGGCGCCGCCGGGTTCATCGGTTCCACGTACGTCCGTACGCTCCTCGCCGAGGACACCCCGGACGCGCCGCACATCACCGTGCTGGACAAGCTCACCTACGCAGGCACGCTCACCAACCTCCCCACCGGGCATCCCCGCCTGGAGTTCGTCCAGGGCGACATCTGTGATGCCGATCTGGTCGACAAGCTCATGGCCCAGGCCGACCAGGTCGTGCACTTCGCCGCCGAGTCCCATGTCGACCGGTCGATCGACGGGGCGGGCGAGTTCGTCCTCACCAATGTGCTGGGCACCCAGACGCTCCTGGACGCCGCGCTGCGCCACGGCATCGGCCCGTTCGTGCACATCTCCACCGACGAGGTCTACGGCTCCATCGATTCCGGCTCCTGGCCCGAGACCCATCCGCTCGCCCCCAACTCCCCCTACTCCGCCTCCAAGGCCTCCTCCGACCTGCTCGCCCTCGCCCATCACCGCACCCACGGCCTGGACGTCCGGGTCACCCGCTGCTCCAACAACTACGGCCCGCACCAGTTCCCCGAGAAGGTCGTCCCGCTGTTCGTGACCAACCTGCTCGACGGCGCGAAGGTCCCGCTGTACGGCGACGGGCGCAACGTGCGCGACTGGCTGCACGTCGAGGACCACTGCCAGGGCGTGGAACTGGTCCGCACAAAAGGCCGACCCGGCGAGGTCTACAACATCGGCGGCGGCACCGAGTTGAGCAACAAGGAGCTCACCGGTCTGCTTCTGCGGGCCTGCGGGGCGGACTGGGACCGGGTCGAGTACGTCACCGACCGCAAGGGCCACGACCTGCGCTACTCCGTCGACTGGAGCAAGGCCCGCGACGAACTGGGCTACCGCCCGCGCCACGACTTCGCCACCGGGCTGGCCGAGACGGTCGCCTGGTACCGGGACAACCGGGCCTGGTGGGAGCCGCTGAAGCAGCGGGAGTCCCGATGA
- a CDS encoding SpoIIE family protein phosphatase codes for MADVVSEGAAVRRTRRERAEVALETVMTGPDAPDRLHRVIEQALVFAGASFVGVYTPSEDGAVLRLAESAGLPRTLYGLRDGYPASAQSPLAEAHRTGQPMWLGPEELAACPEARRTPSREFFVAALPVRAGDGCLLAVSERVGGFDSEDRRCLELIADSVALPAPPGATATGELPADAFSLAMDTGRVDVGDEILELFGIGRDEFDGKVETLLGMTVPEDLPALMSVVEADHMSIGDRELEFRVLQPSGPPKWLRLRGRMVPGGEGRPALLVGTVTDTSKLRSDVTDVARVQRLAAALATAGTVKDVGQAVVNALRKPLQADRLALAELENDRLVVTVLDPPEPDVWPEVWRSEWRTEWPDAPVRAMPTLAAALREGRAQIWAAGTTLEPALAEVGPGGLAVLPLPAGGRMAGACLIGWDSPHEFGPDERALLTASAGLAGQALMRAHAFDAEHELVGMLQRTLLPRRLPKLAGAVAVARYLPTTAGLEVGGDWYDVIPLPDNHVALVIGDVQGHSAAAATLMGQMRTALRAYAAEGHTPDVVVSHANRLLMDMESDLFATCCYVDVDMEEGTAWCVRAGHLPPVLRHPDGVTEVVETEGGPPLGVVDRADFPMAPLHLMPGTVLALTTDGLVESADADIDVGMDRFAHDLAASDPAHLGLVADALLGNAHRSDDVALLLMRYDGMAVRPLRESWTVWRVPEAARHARRFTKRTLRAWGVPADDLDTVLLVVSELVTNALVHTDGQVRLDLTLVNHRLRVAVADASPRTPMKPTNIGWEATGGRGILLVEAVSVAWGTLPVSGGKQVWADIALED; via the coding sequence ATGGCGGACGTGGTCAGTGAGGGCGCTGCGGTACGCAGAACGAGGAGGGAGCGTGCCGAAGTTGCCCTTGAAACGGTCATGACCGGCCCCGACGCGCCCGATCGACTGCACCGCGTCATCGAACAGGCACTCGTTTTCGCCGGGGCGTCCTTTGTCGGCGTGTACACGCCGAGCGAGGACGGTGCCGTGCTCCGCCTCGCGGAGTCCGCGGGGCTGCCGCGCACGCTGTACGGGCTGCGCGACGGCTATCCCGCCTCCGCGCAGTCCCCGCTCGCCGAGGCCCACCGCACCGGGCAGCCGATGTGGCTCGGCCCCGAGGAACTGGCGGCCTGCCCCGAGGCGCGCCGCACACCGTCCCGGGAGTTCTTCGTGGCGGCCCTGCCGGTGCGGGCGGGCGACGGCTGTCTCCTCGCCGTGAGCGAGCGCGTCGGCGGCTTCGACTCCGAGGACCGCCGGTGCCTGGAACTGATCGCCGACTCGGTCGCCCTGCCCGCCCCGCCCGGGGCCACCGCCACCGGTGAGCTGCCCGCCGACGCCTTCAGCCTGGCCATGGACACCGGCCGCGTGGATGTCGGCGACGAGATCCTGGAGCTGTTCGGGATCGGCCGCGACGAGTTCGACGGCAAGGTCGAGACCCTGCTCGGGATGACCGTGCCCGAGGACCTGCCCGCGCTGATGTCCGTCGTCGAGGCCGACCACATGTCCATCGGCGACCGCGAGCTGGAGTTCCGCGTCCTGCAGCCCTCCGGGCCGCCCAAGTGGCTCCGGCTGCGCGGACGGATGGTCCCGGGCGGCGAGGGCCGGCCCGCGCTCCTGGTCGGCACCGTGACGGACACCTCCAAGCTGCGCTCCGACGTCACCGACGTGGCCCGCGTCCAGCGCCTGGCCGCGGCGCTCGCCACCGCCGGCACCGTCAAGGACGTCGGTCAGGCCGTCGTCAACGCCCTGCGCAAGCCGCTCCAGGCCGACCGGCTCGCCCTCGCCGAGCTGGAGAACGACCGTCTCGTGGTCACCGTCCTCGACCCGCCAGAACCCGACGTCTGGCCCGAGGTGTGGCGCTCCGAGTGGCGCACGGAGTGGCCCGACGCCCCCGTCCGGGCCATGCCCACCCTCGCCGCCGCCCTGCGCGAGGGCCGCGCCCAGATCTGGGCCGCCGGCACCACCCTGGAACCCGCCCTCGCCGAGGTCGGTCCCGGTGGCCTCGCGGTGCTGCCGCTGCCCGCCGGCGGCCGCATGGCCGGCGCCTGCCTGATCGGCTGGGACAGCCCGCACGAGTTCGGCCCCGACGAACGCGCCCTGCTCACCGCCTCCGCCGGACTGGCCGGCCAGGCCCTGATGCGCGCCCACGCCTTCGACGCCGAGCACGAGCTCGTCGGCATGCTCCAGCGCACCCTCCTGCCACGCCGCCTGCCCAAGCTGGCCGGCGCGGTCGCCGTGGCCCGCTATCTGCCCACCACCGCCGGGCTGGAGGTGGGCGGCGACTGGTACGACGTGATCCCGCTGCCCGACAACCACGTCGCCCTCGTCATCGGCGACGTCCAGGGCCACAGCGCGGCCGCCGCCACCCTCATGGGCCAGATGCGCACCGCCCTGCGTGCCTACGCCGCCGAGGGCCACACCCCGGACGTGGTGGTCTCGCACGCCAACCGGCTCCTCATGGACATGGAGTCTGACCTCTTCGCCACCTGCTGCTACGTCGACGTGGACATGGAGGAGGGCACAGCCTGGTGCGTGCGCGCCGGACACCTGCCCCCGGTGCTGCGTCACCCGGACGGCGTAACGGAGGTCGTCGAGACCGAGGGCGGCCCGCCGCTCGGCGTGGTCGACCGGGCCGACTTCCCCATGGCCCCGCTGCATCTCATGCCCGGCACCGTGCTCGCGCTGACCACCGACGGCCTGGTGGAGTCAGCCGACGCCGACATCGACGTCGGCATGGACCGGTTCGCCCACGACCTGGCCGCGTCCGACCCCGCCCACCTCGGTCTGGTCGCCGACGCCCTGCTCGGCAACGCCCACCGCAGCGACGACGTCGCCCTGCTCCTGATGCGCTACGACGGCATGGCCGTGCGCCCGCTCAGGGAGAGCTGGACGGTGTGGCGGGTGCCGGAGGCCGCCCGGCACGCCCGCCGCTTCACCAAGCGCACCCTGCGCGCCTGGGGCGTACCCGCGGACGACCTGGACACCGTGCTGCTCGTGGTCTCCGAGCTCGTCACCAACGCCCTCGTGCACACCGACGGCCAGGTCCGCCTCGACCTCACCCTGGTCAACCACCGGCTCCGGGTCGCCGTCGCCGACGCCTCGCCGCGCACCCCGATGAAACCCACCAACATCGGCTGGGAGGCCACCGGCGGCCGCGGCATCCTGCTCGTGGAGGCCGTGTCGGTCGCCTGGGGGACGCTGCCGGTGAGCGGCGGCAAGCAGGTGTGGGCCGACATCGCGCTCGAGGACTGA
- the ctaF gene encoding cytochrome c oxidase subunit 4, giving the protein MKVEALLFGGVALFFAGVAALYGVWSHESAGTAALIVAGGMAAVIAFFCAVQYVRKGRRPQDRTDAEVADGAGPLEFFPAESIWPLVTALGFALAATGVVFGLWLFLIGFGVLARGVLGMVFQYVHR; this is encoded by the coding sequence ATGAAGGTCGAGGCGTTGCTGTTCGGCGGTGTCGCCCTGTTCTTCGCGGGTGTCGCCGCCCTGTACGGCGTGTGGTCGCACGAATCGGCGGGCACGGCGGCGCTGATCGTCGCGGGCGGGATGGCCGCGGTCATCGCGTTCTTCTGCGCGGTGCAGTACGTGCGCAAGGGACGGCGCCCCCAGGACCGCACCGACGCCGAAGTGGCCGACGGCGCGGGGCCCCTGGAGTTCTTCCCCGCCGAGAGCATCTGGCCGCTGGTCACCGCGTTGGGCTTCGCGCTCGCGGCGACCGGGGTGGTGTTCGGGCTGTGGCTGTTCCTCATCGGTTTCGGCGTGCTGGCGCGCGGTGTCCTCGGGATGGTCTTCCAGTACGTGCACCGGTGA
- the qcrB gene encoding cytochrome bc1 complex cytochrome b subunit codes for MTRPDSEPAPGTDSATGTARRSAHPAERLVEAADARLPVLEGGALLRKAFPDHWSFLLGELALYSLLALVLTGVWLTFFFKPEMREVVYTGPYVPLQGVRMSAAFDSTLHISFDVRGGLLMRQAHHWAALVFVAAIGVHMLRIFFTGAFRRPRELNWVIGLTLFVLALAEGFAGYSLPDDLLSGTGLRIAQGIMLSIPVVGTYVAFFAFGGPYPSHEIVTRLYSMHILLLPGALIALVTVHLILVFHLKHTQWRGPGRSNRNVIGRPLFPRFTAASGGLSFAVFGVLVLMSAVAQINPVWVYGPYRPDQDSTGSQPDWYVGFLEGALRLVPPWETNLAGHTLMWNVLLPAVVLPGLLFGVLYAYPFVEQRLTGEWDHERHLCDRPRERPVRTGLGVAGTVFFAVLLLAGANDVIAQSFRISVNALTWVLRVSLVVAPVVAFLVARWLCLALVEAERERLTKGVPTGDVRQTLAGGYESDHRPAGDFRPGAPRRPITGARTGRPSRGHRAPARRNR; via the coding sequence GTGACCCGCCCCGACTCCGAACCCGCCCCCGGCACCGATTCCGCCACCGGTACCGCGCGCCGCTCCGCACACCCCGCCGAGCGGCTGGTCGAGGCGGCGGACGCGCGGTTGCCGGTGCTGGAGGGCGGGGCGCTGCTGCGCAAGGCGTTCCCCGACCACTGGTCTTTCCTGCTGGGCGAGTTGGCGCTGTACAGCCTGCTCGCCCTGGTGCTGACCGGGGTGTGGCTGACCTTCTTCTTCAAGCCGGAGATGCGGGAGGTCGTCTACACGGGCCCGTACGTCCCGCTGCAGGGGGTGCGCATGTCGGCCGCCTTCGACTCCACACTGCACATCAGCTTCGACGTGCGCGGCGGTCTGCTGATGCGGCAGGCGCACCACTGGGCGGCGCTCGTCTTCGTCGCCGCGATCGGCGTGCACATGCTCCGGATCTTCTTCACCGGCGCCTTCCGCAGGCCCCGCGAGCTGAACTGGGTCATCGGGCTCACGCTGTTCGTGCTCGCCCTCGCCGAGGGGTTCGCCGGCTACTCGCTCCCCGACGACCTGCTCTCCGGCACGGGCCTGAGGATCGCCCAGGGCATCATGCTGTCCATCCCGGTGGTCGGAACGTACGTGGCCTTCTTCGCCTTCGGCGGGCCGTACCCCAGCCACGAGATCGTCACCCGCCTGTACTCGATGCACATCCTGCTGCTGCCCGGCGCGCTGATCGCCCTGGTCACCGTGCACCTGATCCTGGTGTTCCACCTCAAGCACACGCAGTGGCGCGGACCGGGCCGCTCGAACCGCAACGTCATCGGCAGGCCGCTCTTCCCCCGGTTCACGGCCGCGTCCGGCGGGCTGTCCTTCGCCGTCTTCGGCGTGCTCGTCCTGATGTCCGCCGTCGCCCAGATCAACCCGGTCTGGGTGTACGGCCCCTACCGCCCCGACCAGGACTCGACCGGATCCCAGCCCGACTGGTACGTCGGCTTCCTGGAGGGCGCGCTGCGCCTCGTACCGCCGTGGGAGACCAACCTCGCCGGTCACACCCTCATGTGGAACGTGCTGCTGCCGGCCGTAGTCCTGCCCGGACTGCTGTTCGGCGTCCTGTACGCATACCCCTTCGTGGAGCAGCGCCTGACGGGGGAGTGGGACCACGAACGGCATCTGTGCGACCGGCCCCGCGAGCGTCCCGTGCGCACCGGCCTGGGCGTCGCCGGCACCGTCTTCTTCGCCGTGCTGCTCCTCGCCGGCGCCAACGACGTCATCGCCCAGTCCTTCCGGATCTCCGTCAACGCCCTGACCTGGGTACTGCGCGTCTCCCTGGTGGTGGCCCCGGTCGTCGCGTTCCTGGTCGCCCGGTGGCTGTGTCTGGCCCTGGTGGAGGCGGAACGGGAGCGGCTGACGAAGGGTGTGCCGACGGGCGACGTACGGCAGACCCTCGCGGGTGGCTACGAGAGCGACCACCGCCCGGCCGGCGACTTCCGCCCCGGTGCGCCCAGGCGGCCGATCACCGGTGCACGTACTGGAAGACCATCCCGAGGACACCGCGCGCCAGCACGCCGAAACCGATGA